The sequence TCAAGCCCGATATGGGTTTTAATATCAAAAATTATGCCAGTGCGATTTTCAGTAGCGAACTTAAGGAGTTACTGCGCCAGCAGAAAGAAGTTGATATTTCTACCGATTGGCGACTTTTACGTAAATTAACTCAAAAGCGTCTGGTAGAATCTTTAGAAAATGCTGGACTCCACGGACAAAAAGTTGAAAGTTACGTACTACTTTGGAAATGCTATCAAGCTTTGTATGCTCCCCGTAAAGAAAAGGGTACTCGCAAACTAGCAAGACCAGATGATACAGTATGGCAAAGTATTGCTCAGCTTTATAATAAAGAGCGTCAAACTCAACTTTCCAAATCTGGCCCGGAATGTAGCGGGCAAGCAGCAGAAAAATGTCTGCTTTCTTGTGCTAAAGCTGTCAGGGCTTATCTTTATCCCAACATGGCTTCCTTGAATGCAACCACCGGAGACAATGGAGGAGAATTTCAAGATATTCTGCCCCAACTCAGGCAAGATTCTTTACTTTCAGAAATAGTTGTTCAAGAAGAAATTGAAGAAAGAAAATCTCAGCAATCCCAAATTAGCGATGTATTAATTGCCGCGATCGCAGAATTAGACGAGCAAGGGCAAAATATCATTAAATATTATTATCAAGGAAATCTCAAACAATCCCAGATCGCAAAGGAATTAGGAGTTAAACAATACACCATATCTCGCCGTTTGAGTAAATGCAAAGAAGCATTATTGATAAAGTTGGCTACTTGGACAAAAGAATCGATGCATATTTCTTTAGACTCGTCGGTACTAGATTATATGAGTACAGTTTTGGAGGAATGGTTGCAAAACTACTACAAACCTGAAGATTCAAATTGAACTGTTAAAGAAGATCGCATTAATTTTATTATTCTCAAGAGGAAGCCAAAAGTATGACATTTGATTTAGAAACGCTAAGCCTGAATAGCCCTACAAACCTGTGGTTAGAAATTCCTGAAAACCAGCAAACCAAAATATGGGAACAAAGCCAAGCTTTTTCTACAGATAATCGTCGCTGGATGGCTTATCTCAACCGCTTGAGTTTAAAAACATTTTTACCTTGGTTTAAAGAGGAATACGCTCAAAACGCCAAAGTTTTTCCTAATTCAGCAACTCTACCCAGTGTCTGGGAAGTTACTAACGGTACCGGCATTTGCTTTAACGGTAAAAAATTAGTATTGATTCCCAGCGAAGCTTTAGATATATCGGAATTACGAGTTCCCCAAGAATGGGTTGATATTCCTAGCTGGAGTGCAGATTATTATGCAGCAGTGCAGGTAAATGTAGAAGCAGGATATATCAGAATTTGGGGTTATACATCCGCAGTAAATTTAAAAGAAAAAGGAACTTACGACGCTAACGAAAGAAATTATTGTTTGAATAAAGAAGATTTAATTTCCAACTTTAGTATTTTACGGATAGCGGCTCAAGTTTGTCCCGAAGAAATTACCAAAACAGAAACTGTTCCGTTAGCAGAATTGTCCGCAACTCAAGCAGAAAATTTAATTGCACGTTTGGGAAATTCCCAATTAATTAATCCCCGTCAAGCAGTACCTTTTACAATGTGGGGAGCGCTTTTAGAACATGGAGGTTGGAGACAGGGATTATACGAAAAACGTCAGGGAATGCAAAGACAATGGTCAATTCGCCAGTGGATGCAAACCGGAGTTTCAGAATTCGCCCAGCAATTTGGTTGGGGAAGCGTAGATTTACAGCCTAGTTTGGCAAGCTCCAGAGGTACCGAAGCACCAACCCAAGAAACAACTTTAATCAAAAAGATTACTATATCTGGCTTAGAATATCATTTATCAGTAAAACTCAGAAGCAATAATCAAAATAGAATTTGGCGATTTGAATTAAGAAGAGCCACCGTAGGAGAAATGATTCCCGTCGGCGTAAAATTAATGCTATTAACCGAAGACTTGCAGCCATTCGACGGCAACCAAGCCCAAGCCAAAAAACCCGTAGAAAGAATTTATGTAGATGTAGCCTTGGGTGGAGAAGAAGAAGCTTTGGTATGGAAGACAGAACCCGTATCCGATGATTATGAATATGAAACTTTGTATTTGTAGGAGTTGGTTTTGCTAAGAAATTAAAGGCGGGCAGGGATGCCCGCACCACAAGAGTAATTTGTAGGTTGGGTTACGTCTAACCCAACATTGCATCGTCGGTATTTTTAAATATCTATCCACAATTACTGCTTTATTCTTTATAAATTAAATCTCTTTTTATTGTTACTGATATTATTTCTGTTTGCATCTGAATTATTTAAACTTCCTTTTTCTCAGCGCTCTCTCCGCTTTAAATGTAGGGTGTGTTGTCACCGAGTGCAACGCACCATTACTCGTTATGAAAAATAAGTTTTAACTCAGCAAGACAAATCTGTCAAAACACTATAGTAACCCGTATTATATTCTCTTCTTTTTTGTTCAATATTTTCACCTGCTCTAACATAAATAGGTTTATAATTTCCATCTTGAGCATCGTATACCACAATTATATGAATTGCTTTTTGCAGTTACAGGATAAAAGCCGATGGCGAATTCAAATTAAAATATATGAGTTGAACTAAATTCTATTCCAACAATCTTGATTGTTAAATATAGAAGGATTCCAAGAAAAAGAAACATACGTTATAAATATATCTGTATCAGTTGATGTAAGATAATCTGAATCATATTCTAGTTTATAATTATTATCAAATGTTTTTCTTAAAAACTTGTTAGATATTTGTTTGGATATTTTAAAAAATTTTGCTTCTTCTTTTTGCATGTTTTCATAAATGGATAAAGCATGTTTTTCACTATCGGAAAAACATTGTGTAGACCCTTTTTTAATAACATATGTTACTG comes from Rivularia sp. PCC 7116 and encodes:
- a CDS encoding sigma-70 family RNA polymerase sigma factor, with the translated sequence MRSRKGITELFATFLQFDADRVVGWATDARLRRNITNRQNKLSQPEDSEDFWVSYWYKEWQSQTKNLASGHLSAYLQEVCYWAANKTATNFSSGQFTLSDCFQAIVTKTDKVLQGFKPDMGFNIKNYASAIFSSELKELLRQQKEVDISTDWRLLRKLTQKRLVESLENAGLHGQKVESYVLLWKCYQALYAPRKEKGTRKLARPDDTVWQSIAQLYNKERQTQLSKSGPECSGQAAEKCLLSCAKAVRAYLYPNMASLNATTGDNGGEFQDILPQLRQDSLLSEIVVQEEIEERKSQQSQISDVLIAAIAELDEQGQNIIKYYYQGNLKQSQIAKELGVKQYTISRRLSKCKEALLIKLATWTKESMHISLDSSVLDYMSTVLEEWLQNYYKPEDSN
- a CDS encoding DUF1822 family protein produces the protein MTFDLETLSLNSPTNLWLEIPENQQTKIWEQSQAFSTDNRRWMAYLNRLSLKTFLPWFKEEYAQNAKVFPNSATLPSVWEVTNGTGICFNGKKLVLIPSEALDISELRVPQEWVDIPSWSADYYAAVQVNVEAGYIRIWGYTSAVNLKEKGTYDANERNYCLNKEDLISNFSILRIAAQVCPEEITKTETVPLAELSATQAENLIARLGNSQLINPRQAVPFTMWGALLEHGGWRQGLYEKRQGMQRQWSIRQWMQTGVSEFAQQFGWGSVDLQPSLASSRGTEAPTQETTLIKKITISGLEYHLSVKLRSNNQNRIWRFELRRATVGEMIPVGVKLMLLTEDLQPFDGNQAQAKKPVERIYVDVALGGEEEALVWKTEPVSDDYEYETLYL